A window from Rhea pennata isolate bPtePen1 chromosome 1, bPtePen1.pri, whole genome shotgun sequence encodes these proteins:
- the MAB21L3 gene encoding protein mab-21-like 3 → MKPFTDEDVEIYIRSKVEPRHYLVSKAVEEVQKIIQQLTTEISCKAIRFQAISNSGIHNENIKVLAPSQFLITVPLRGLTGYRECQVRHWRYYTVHGAKLLSSVRDPEELHQWLEVEQFSKSLPQWHETDVNIEGDLVPAKVLIIFRELVEKSIISCNLSNKVTVLESFSSMVQVAVETSESQVKVELVPAVEIPTCWPKNAQWPRCLKRWPSQEKVQCIKSLGFDLLARSNYHWQLCFFRAEHILMEGLDEDGGCRMKCFRVMRQMKEDVWCAGNKPVITAYHLQTVLFWTCEKYPHTKDWRCFHEAFLRLVRKLHKCVSQHFLKHYFVKNTNLLKYTNTSDLDLLASKLAVFLENPMLCLD, encoded by the exons ATGAAACCATTCACAGATGAAGATGTAGAAATTTACATCCGAAGCAAG GTCGAGCCACGGCATTATCTGGTTTCCAAGGCAGTGGAGGAGGTGCAGAAAATCATCCAGCAACTGACCACAGAAATCAGCTGTAAGGCCATACGATTCCAGGCTATCTCCAACTCTGGCATTCATAATGAGAATATTAAG GTCTTAGCACCCAGCCAATTTCTCATCACAGTCCCTCTGCGTGGCCTGACTGGGTACAGGGAATGCCAGGTACGGCACTGGCGTTATTACACCGTGCATGGAGCCAAACTCCTCTCCTCCGTGCGGGACCCTGAGGAATTGCACCAATGGCTAGAGGTGGAGCAGTTCTCAAAAAGCCTTCCACAGTGGCATGAGACGGATGTGAACATCGAAGGTGATCTGGTTCCAGCCAAAGTCCTTATCATCTTCCGGGAGCTGGTGGAGAAGTCGATTATCTCCTGTAACTTGTCCA ATAAAGTAACAGTGCTGGAGAGCTTCAGCTCAATGGTCCAGGTAGCTGTGGAGACATCAGAATCCCAGGTCAAGGTAGAGCTGGTCCCTGCTGTGGAGATTCCAACTTGCTGGCCCAAGAATGCCCAGTGGCCTCGTTGCCTTAAGCGTTGGCCTTCCCAGGAGAAAGTACAGTGCATCAAG TCACTTGGTTTTGACCTTTTGGCTCGCTCCAATTACCACTGGCAACTGTGTTTCTTCCGTGCTGAGCATATACTCATGGAAGGTCTCGATGAAGATGGTGGTTGTCGCATGAAGTGCTTCCGGGTCATGAGGCAGATGAAGGAGGATGTCTGGTGTGCTGGAAATAAGCCTGTCATCACAGCCTATCACCTTCAG ACAGTGCTATTCTGGACGTGCGAAAAATACCCACACACCAAGGATTGGCGCTGCTTTCACGAAGCCTTTCTGAGACTGGTACGGAAGCTGCACAAGTGTGTAAGCCAGCACTTCCTCAAGCATTACTTTGTCAAGAACACCAACCTGCTCAAATACACCAACACCAGTGACCTGGACCTGCTGGCCAGCAAGCTGGCAGTCTTCTTAGAGAACCCCATGCTCTGCCTAGACTAA